Proteins from a single region of Abyssalbus ytuae:
- a CDS encoding TIGR00730 family Rossman fold protein, producing MRKEQHHKGWNEIKTNDSWAIFKIMGEFVMGFEKMSQIGPCVSVFGSARIKPEHEYYKLTEKITQRIVEAGYGVITGGGPGIMEAGNKGAHLGGGTSVGLNIDLPFEQHDNPYIDSDKNLNFDYFFVRKVMFVKYSQGFVVLPGGFGTLDELFEAITLIQTHKIGKFPIILVGRDFWGGLFEWIKSTLLDKYSNISPGDIDLVKIVDTEDEVVEILNNFYKKYNLSPNF from the coding sequence ATGAGAAAAGAACAACATCATAAAGGATGGAATGAAATTAAAACGAACGATTCGTGGGCCATATTTAAAATTATGGGAGAATTTGTAATGGGTTTTGAAAAAATGAGTCAAATAGGCCCCTGCGTTTCAGTATTTGGTTCAGCACGCATTAAACCCGAGCATGAATATTACAAATTAACCGAAAAAATAACCCAAAGGATTGTTGAAGCAGGATATGGTGTAATCACCGGTGGCGGCCCGGGTATTATGGAAGCCGGCAACAAAGGCGCACATCTGGGAGGTGGCACTTCGGTAGGTTTGAATATAGACTTGCCCTTTGAACAGCATGACAATCCATATATAGATTCCGATAAAAACCTGAATTTTGACTATTTTTTCGTCCGCAAGGTAATGTTTGTAAAATATTCTCAGGGGTTTGTGGTATTACCCGGAGGTTTTGGTACACTCGATGAGCTTTTTGAGGCCATTACACTCATACAAACACACAAAATAGGTAAATTCCCCATCATTTTGGTGGGCAGGGATTTTTGGGGAGGTTTGTTTGAATGGATAAAAAGTACCCTGTTGGATAAATATTCCAACATAAGCCCCGGCGATATAGATTTGGTTAAAATTGTAGATACGGAAGATGAAGTAGTGGAAAT
- the uvrA gene encoding excinuclease ABC subunit UvrA has protein sequence MTNFEENIEVKGARVHNLKNIDVTIPREKLVVITGLSGSGKSSLAFDTIYAEGQRRYIETFSAYARQFLGGLERPDVDKIDGLSPVIAIEQKTTSKSPRSTVGTITEIYDFLRLLFARAADSYSYNTGEKMVSYSDEQIKDLIINDFNEQRIIVLSPVIRSRKGHYRELFEQIAKQGFVKVRVDGEITDLEHGMKLDRYKTHDIEIVIDRLKVDDSEDTHKRLMETIKTAMYHGDDVLMVIEHDSNKVRYFSRNLMCPSTGISYPNPEPNTFSFNSPKGMCPHCNGLGRVYEVNINKIIPNNNITIKGGGIAPLGEFKNSWIFKQIQIIAERFNFKITDPIKDIPEEALKMILYGGNEKFSVESKVLGITRDYKIDFEGIVSFIKNQFEESNSTSIKRWAKEYMNRVKCPECNGSRLKKESLYFKINNKNISELAHLDIVDLASFFKELPAHLSEKQFKIAEEVLKEITARISFLLDVGLDYLSLDRSSKSLSGGEAQRIRLATQIGSQLVGVLYILDEPSIGLHQRDNARLIKSLEALRDIGNSVIVVEHDKDMIEQADYIIDIGPRAGRHGGEIISEGPPKEIFKHHTLTADYLNGTKQIEIPGKRREGNGKFIELKGCTGNNLKNIDVKFPLGKMIGVTGVSGSGKSTLINETLYPILNAHFFNAVKKPMPYKSIKGLEYVDKVIDINQSPIGRTPRSNPATYTGVFSEIRSLFTQTPEAMIRGYKPGRFSFNVKGGRCETCEGAGVRVIEMNFLPDVYVECETCQGKRFNRETLEIRYKGKSIADVLAMTINEAVDFFENIPKIHRKLKTIQDVGLGYITLGQQSTTLSGGEAQRIKLATELSKKDTGNTFYILDEPTTGLHFEDIRVLMNVLNSLTDKGNTVLIIEHNLDVIKMVDYIIDIGHEGGKGGGEVVATGTPEEVIENKKSYTAQFLKKELLN, from the coding sequence ATGACAAATTTTGAAGAAAACATAGAAGTAAAAGGCGCCCGGGTTCATAATCTTAAAAATATTGATGTTACCATTCCCAGGGAAAAACTGGTAGTAATTACAGGTCTTTCAGGAAGCGGTAAATCCTCTCTGGCTTTTGATACTATTTATGCCGAAGGGCAACGACGGTATATTGAAACTTTTTCGGCGTATGCACGTCAGTTTTTAGGAGGCCTGGAACGTCCCGATGTAGATAAAATAGACGGTCTCTCTCCTGTTATTGCCATTGAACAGAAAACAACTTCCAAATCTCCCCGTTCTACCGTAGGAACCATTACGGAAATATATGATTTTTTAAGATTATTATTTGCAAGGGCTGCCGATTCTTACAGCTATAACACCGGTGAAAAAATGGTGAGTTATAGTGATGAGCAGATAAAGGATTTAATAATTAATGATTTTAATGAACAACGCATTATTGTTCTTTCCCCTGTTATCAGAAGCCGTAAAGGGCATTACAGGGAACTTTTCGAACAAATAGCAAAGCAGGGGTTTGTAAAAGTGAGGGTTGATGGGGAAATTACTGATCTGGAACACGGAATGAAACTGGACAGGTATAAAACCCACGATATTGAAATTGTTATAGACAGGCTTAAAGTTGACGACAGTGAAGACACCCACAAACGCCTGATGGAAACCATCAAAACCGCTATGTATCATGGTGACGATGTTTTAATGGTTATTGAACATGACAGTAATAAAGTACGTTACTTCAGCCGGAATTTGATGTGTCCTTCCACCGGTATTTCGTACCCTAATCCGGAACCCAACACATTTTCCTTTAATTCGCCCAAAGGTATGTGTCCTCATTGTAACGGATTGGGCAGGGTGTATGAAGTAAATATCAACAAAATAATACCCAATAATAACATTACCATAAAAGGTGGTGGCATAGCACCTTTGGGTGAGTTTAAAAACTCGTGGATTTTTAAGCAGATTCAAATCATAGCCGAACGGTTTAATTTTAAAATTACCGATCCTATAAAAGATATTCCGGAGGAAGCATTAAAAATGATTCTCTACGGTGGCAATGAAAAGTTTTCGGTGGAGTCTAAAGTACTCGGAATAACCAGGGACTATAAAATTGACTTTGAAGGGATTGTAAGTTTTATTAAAAACCAGTTTGAAGAAAGCAATTCTACTTCCATTAAAAGATGGGCAAAAGAATACATGAACAGGGTTAAATGTCCTGAATGTAATGGCTCCAGGTTAAAAAAGGAATCCCTGTATTTCAAAATCAACAACAAAAATATCTCTGAACTTGCCCACCTTGATATTGTAGACCTTGCTTCGTTTTTTAAAGAACTACCTGCTCACTTATCGGAAAAACAATTCAAAATTGCTGAAGAAGTTTTAAAAGAAATCACTGCACGAATTAGTTTTTTACTGGATGTAGGGCTGGATTACCTTTCGCTGGATAGAAGTTCAAAATCACTCTCCGGGGGTGAGGCCCAACGTATAAGGCTGGCTACTCAAATAGGGTCGCAACTGGTAGGGGTACTTTATATATTAGATGAACCCAGTATAGGCCTTCACCAGCGCGATAATGCACGTTTGATAAAATCACTGGAAGCCCTGCGAGACATAGGAAACTCCGTAATAGTGGTAGAGCATGACAAAGATATGATAGAACAGGCCGATTATATTATTGACATTGGCCCCAGAGCCGGCAGGCACGGAGGTGAGATAATTTCGGAAGGGCCACCTAAAGAAATCTTCAAACATCATACTCTTACTGCCGACTATCTTAATGGTACCAAACAAATAGAAATCCCCGGAAAACGAAGGGAAGGAAATGGTAAGTTTATCGAATTAAAAGGCTGTACGGGAAATAACTTAAAAAATATTGACGTAAAATTTCCGCTTGGTAAAATGATAGGGGTAACCGGAGTTTCAGGAAGTGGTAAATCTACTTTAATCAATGAAACCCTCTACCCTATTTTAAATGCCCACTTTTTTAATGCCGTAAAAAAACCGATGCCCTATAAAAGCATAAAAGGCCTGGAATATGTTGACAAGGTTATTGATATAAACCAATCACCTATAGGAAGGACCCCCAGGTCTAATCCTGCTACCTACACCGGCGTATTTAGTGAAATAAGAAGTTTATTTACTCAAACACCCGAAGCCATGATCCGGGGTTATAAACCGGGACGTTTCAGTTTTAATGTAAAAGGCGGCAGATGTGAAACCTGTGAAGGAGCCGGAGTACGAGTTATTGAAATGAACTTTTTACCCGATGTATATGTAGAATGCGAAACATGCCAGGGAAAAAGATTTAACAGGGAAACTTTGGAAATACGCTACAAAGGAAAATCAATAGCCGATGTGCTGGCTATGACCATTAATGAAGCTGTTGACTTTTTTGAAAATATTCCAAAAATACACCGGAAGCTCAAAACCATTCAGGATGTCGGGCTGGGTTATATTACCTTAGGGCAACAATCCACTACCCTCTCCGGTGGCGAAGCCCAGCGTATTAAGCTTGCAACGGAATTATCTAAAAAAGATACGGGAAATACCTTTTACATTTTAGATGAACCCACCACAGGTCTTCATTTTGAAGATATCCGGGTGTTGATGAATGTATTAAACAGTTTAACTGACAAAGGCAATACCGTGTTAATTATAGAACACAACCTGGATGTTATTAAAATGGTTGATTACATTATTGATATTGGCCACGAAGGTGGCAAAGGAGGTGGAGAAGTAGTAGCCACCGGTACACCCGAAGAAGTAATAGAAAACAAAAAAAGCTACACTGCACAGTTCCTGAAAAAAGAATTATTGAATTAG
- the ggt gene encoding gamma-glutamyltransferase, with the protein MRKLIFILFLLTVSCKTKMAAPSGMVTHKAMVVSARSEASKIGANILARGGNAFDAMIATELALAVAYPYAGNISGGGFMVYRLNDGKTGALDYREKAPLAATRNMYLDASGKVIPGKSWFGATATAVPGTIAGIFEVHKKFGSLPFSTLIQPAIDLAQKGVIITHKQDSTIKYYKKQILKVSGSNNFFAKDIKEKDTVRFTQLANTLERIKNNGRDEFYNGTTARLLVNFVQSKGGYITMEDLQKYEAKWRDPVEFRYKKLKIISMSPPSSGGITLGQIMKMIEPYNISKYGHNQAKTIQLITEAERRAYADRNYFLGDPDFVEIPTAKLLDKSYLKSRMSGFTFKQPTLSSSVSHGNIEIVESDETTHYSIVDPFGNAVSVTTTVNGAYGSKLYCDELGIFLNNEMDDFSSKPGTPNMFGLIGAKANRIEPEKRMLSSMTPTIVEKNGKLWMVVGTPGGSTIITSVLQTILNVYEFKMSMQEAVNAPRFHHQWLPDDIKMEPGRFSKKVKEELTKLGYKINEHNSRIIGKVDAILVRRNGSLEAGADKRGDDTAAGF; encoded by the coding sequence ATGCGAAAGTTAATCTTTATTCTGTTTCTTTTAACTGTTTCCTGTAAAACTAAAATGGCTGCCCCTTCCGGGATGGTAACTCATAAAGCAATGGTAGTTTCGGCCAGGAGTGAAGCCTCTAAAATAGGAGCAAATATTCTTGCCCGTGGCGGAAATGCCTTTGATGCCATGATAGCCACCGAACTGGCCCTGGCAGTTGCCTATCCTTATGCAGGAAATATATCCGGAGGAGGATTTATGGTATACAGGTTAAATGACGGAAAAACAGGAGCGCTGGATTACAGGGAAAAAGCACCCCTGGCAGCAACCCGTAACATGTATTTAGATGCCTCCGGAAAGGTTATACCGGGCAAAAGCTGGTTTGGGGCCACTGCGACAGCAGTACCGGGTACCATAGCCGGAATATTTGAAGTTCATAAAAAATTCGGAAGCCTGCCCTTTAGCACGCTCATTCAGCCTGCCATAGATTTAGCTCAAAAAGGTGTTATAATTACTCATAAGCAGGACAGTACCATAAAATACTATAAGAAGCAAATACTCAAAGTGAGCGGCAGCAATAACTTTTTTGCTAAAGATATTAAGGAGAAAGACACCGTAAGATTTACTCAACTGGCCAATACACTTGAAAGAATAAAAAATAACGGCAGGGACGAATTTTATAACGGTACTACTGCCCGGCTACTGGTAAACTTTGTACAGTCTAAAGGCGGCTATATTACTATGGAAGATTTACAAAAATATGAAGCAAAATGGAGAGACCCTGTGGAGTTCAGGTATAAAAAGCTAAAAATCATCTCTATGTCTCCCCCCAGCAGTGGCGGTATTACTTTGGGACAGATTATGAAAATGATTGAGCCTTACAACATATCCAAATACGGGCACAACCAGGCAAAAACCATTCAGTTAATTACTGAAGCCGAAAGAAGGGCTTATGCCGACAGGAATTATTTTTTAGGAGATCCGGATTTTGTAGAGATTCCCACAGCTAAACTGCTGGATAAAAGCTACCTGAAATCAAGAATGTCCGGCTTTACCTTTAAACAACCCACTCTTTCCTCCTCGGTTTCCCACGGAAATATAGAAATTGTAGAAAGTGACGAAACCACCCACTACTCTATTGTCGATCCGTTTGGAAATGCCGTATCCGTTACTACCACTGTAAATGGTGCCTACGGCTCCAAACTTTACTGTGATGAGTTAGGAATCTTTTTAAATAATGAAATGGACGATTTTAGTTCCAAGCCCGGAACACCCAATATGTTCGGGCTTATAGGAGCCAAAGCAAACCGTATTGAACCCGAAAAAAGAATGCTAAGCAGCATGACCCCCACCATTGTTGAAAAAAACGGAAAATTATGGATGGTGGTGGGTACTCCGGGAGGTTCCACCATAATAACCTCTGTACTGCAAACCATACTAAATGTTTACGAATTTAAAATGAGCATGCAGGAAGCAGTAAATGCTCCGCGGTTTCATCATCAATGGTTGCCGGATGATATTAAAATGGAACCGGGAAGATTTTCAAAAAAAGTGAAGGAAGAACTTACTAAACTGGGATATAAAATTAATGAACATAATTCCCGTATTATAGGAAAGGTAGATGCCATTCTTGTACGGCGCAACGGAAGTCTTGAGGCAGGAGCCGATAAACGGGGCGATGATACCGCCGCAGGATTTTAA
- a CDS encoding ACP phosphodiesterase: MNFLAHIYLSGENPLIKVGNFMADSIRGKKYLNYPDDIQKGILLHRAIDTFTDAHPTVRKSTKKLHANYSHYSGVIVDIFYDHFLAKNWKDYSEIPLHIYVDEFYNLLGDHYEILPLNIKKMMPYMIADNWLLSYARIEGISRVLNGLNRRTRHQSKMNFAILELEQHYHEFETEFTSFFEELITFSQHKLATLCES, encoded by the coding sequence ATGAATTTTCTTGCACATATCTATTTATCCGGTGAAAATCCTCTTATTAAAGTTGGCAATTTTATGGCCGATAGTATTCGTGGCAAAAAATATTTGAATTATCCGGACGATATACAAAAAGGGATTTTACTTCACAGGGCTATTGACACTTTTACCGATGCCCACCCCACGGTAAGAAAGAGCACAAAAAAGCTCCATGCCAATTACAGCCATTACAGCGGGGTAATTGTTGATATTTTTTACGATCATTTCCTGGCAAAAAACTGGAAAGATTACAGTGAAATACCTTTACATATATATGTAGATGAGTTTTATAACCTGCTGGGCGACCATTACGAAATATTACCTTTAAATATAAAAAAGATGATGCCTTACATGATTGCAGACAACTGGTTACTTAGTTATGCCCGGATAGAAGGTATTTCGCGTGTGTTAAACGGATTGAACAGGCGTACCCGGCACCAGTCTAAAATGAATTTTGCCATACTGGAATTAGAGCAGCATTATCATGAATTTGAAACTGAGTTCACCAGTTTTTTTGAAGAACTCATTACTTTTTCCCAACATAAACTGGCTACCTTATGCGAAAGTTAA
- the glmM gene encoding phosphoglucosamine mutase, whose amino-acid sequence MTLIKSISGIRGTIGGNTGDNLTPVDAVKFAAAYGSWIKKQTNKTKIKVVIGRDARLSGEMIQNLVSSTLIGLGIDIIDLDLSTTPTVEIAVPMEKADGGIILTASHNPKQWNALKLLNAKGEFLSGADGAEILKIAEGEDFDFSDVDELGVVTKNDSYIDIHIDEVLNLPLVDAEKIKAAGFKVVVDGVNSTGGIAIPKLLKELGVEVVELYCNPTGHFPHNPEPLKEHLGDISKMVVNEKAHLGIVVDPDVDRLAFMCEDGEMFGEEYTLVACADYVLGKNPGNTVSNLSSSRALRDVTKKHGGKYEASAVGEVNVVELMKKNNAVIGGEGNGGIIYPELHYGRDALVGVALFLTHLAELGISAKKLRDSYPSYFMSKKKIELTPGLDVDLILKKMEDKYKNENLTTIDGVKIDFAENWVHLRKSNTEPIIRIYTEAKSQEEAHGLADRIIGEIKTIAGI is encoded by the coding sequence ATGACACTCATAAAATCAATTTCAGGAATAAGAGGAACTATTGGTGGAAATACGGGAGATAATCTAACTCCTGTTGATGCGGTAAAGTTTGCTGCAGCCTATGGTAGCTGGATTAAAAAACAGACAAATAAAACTAAAATAAAAGTTGTGATAGGCAGGGATGCACGCCTATCGGGAGAGATGATACAAAACCTGGTATCATCTACCCTTATCGGATTGGGAATTGATATTATTGATTTGGATCTTTCTACCACACCCACGGTTGAAATTGCGGTTCCTATGGAAAAAGCTGACGGCGGAATTATTTTAACTGCCAGCCATAACCCGAAGCAATGGAATGCTTTAAAACTGTTAAATGCCAAAGGGGAGTTTTTAAGTGGGGCAGACGGAGCCGAAATACTTAAAATTGCGGAGGGTGAAGATTTTGATTTTTCTGACGTTGATGAGTTGGGAGTTGTAACTAAAAATGATTCTTATATAGATATTCATATAGACGAAGTTTTAAACTTACCTTTAGTAGATGCTGAAAAAATTAAGGCTGCCGGATTTAAAGTGGTGGTAGACGGGGTTAATTCTACCGGAGGTATAGCCATCCCAAAACTTTTAAAAGAACTTGGGGTAGAAGTGGTAGAACTTTATTGTAACCCCACGGGCCATTTTCCTCATAATCCTGAACCGTTAAAAGAGCATCTTGGCGATATTTCTAAAATGGTAGTTAATGAAAAAGCTCATTTGGGTATTGTAGTAGACCCAGATGTAGACAGATTGGCTTTTATGTGTGAAGATGGCGAAATGTTTGGCGAGGAATATACCCTGGTAGCCTGTGCTGATTATGTGTTAGGAAAAAATCCGGGCAATACGGTTTCTAATTTATCTTCCTCCAGGGCATTAAGAGATGTTACCAAAAAGCATGGAGGTAAATATGAAGCTTCTGCCGTTGGAGAGGTGAATGTGGTTGAACTGATGAAAAAAAATAATGCTGTAATAGGAGGGGAAGGCAATGGAGGAATTATTTATCCTGAACTGCATTACGGAAGGGATGCCCTGGTAGGTGTTGCTTTATTTTTAACCCATCTGGCAGAACTGGGAATATCGGCTAAGAAACTCAGGGATTCATATCCTTCTTATTTTATGAGTAAGAAAAAAATAGAATTAACACCCGGTTTGGATGTCGATTTGATTCTTAAGAAAATGGAAGATAAATATAAAAATGAGAACTTGACTACTATTGACGGGGTTAAAATAGATTTTGCCGAAAACTGGGTACACCTGAGAAAATCTAATACCGAGCCTATTATAAGAATTTATACAGAAGCAAAATCACAAGAAGAAGCCCATGGTCTTGCTGATAGAATTATTGGGGAAATAAAAACCATCGCTGGTATTTAG
- a CDS encoding lysophospholipid acyltransferase family protein, whose translation MQLVVYLIVFPFLWAISILPFKLFYLFSDFVYLIVYRLLGYRKKVVRNNLKLVFPEKSLQEIKHIEKKFYRHMCDLFLEMIKSLTISEKEIKKRFTLTNPEVLKKYGKQGKSSILICGHYASYEWATSLGYHIEHTGYAIYTPLANKYFDRLVKKIRMKHNAYLISRYDAVMEIKKHQDEKHLAMYGFASDQSPQLGKSHYWREFMGVKVPVFTGAEFLAKKLGLPVVFMDIQKIKRGYYQATFTTIADTPKEYPDYQITDIFTQMLEEQIRKKPEYYLWTHKRWKHKDKVPEKYKG comes from the coding sequence ATGCAGTTAGTTGTTTATCTTATTGTTTTTCCCTTTTTATGGGCTATATCTATACTACCTTTTAAGTTATTTTATCTTTTTTCTGATTTTGTTTACTTAATAGTATACAGGCTATTGGGATACAGAAAAAAAGTAGTAAGAAACAATCTGAAACTTGTCTTCCCTGAAAAGTCATTACAGGAAATAAAACATATAGAGAAAAAGTTTTACAGGCATATGTGCGATCTTTTTCTGGAGATGATAAAATCATTGACTATATCTGAAAAAGAAATAAAAAAAAGATTTACATTAACCAATCCTGAAGTATTAAAAAAATACGGGAAACAAGGTAAAAGCAGTATCCTTATTTGCGGACATTATGCCAGTTATGAATGGGCAACTTCTTTAGGTTATCACATAGAACATACCGGTTATGCCATATATACACCACTGGCTAATAAATATTTTGACAGGCTGGTTAAAAAAATCAGGATGAAGCATAATGCATACCTTATTTCCAGGTATGATGCGGTTATGGAAATAAAAAAACACCAGGATGAAAAACATTTAGCTATGTACGGTTTTGCCAGTGATCAAAGCCCTCAATTAGGGAAATCACATTACTGGAGAGAATTTATGGGAGTGAAAGTCCCTGTTTTTACCGGTGCCGAATTTTTAGCAAAAAAACTGGGCCTTCCTGTGGTATTTATGGATATACAAAAAATAAAAAGAGGATATTATCAAGCTACTTTCACTACCATAGCAGACACTCCCAAAGAGTACCCCGATTACCAGATAACCGATATATTTACCCAAATGCTTGAGGAGCAAATAAGGAAAAAACCGGAGTACTATTTATGGACCCATAAAAGATGGAAACATAAAGACAAAGTCCCTGAAAAATATAAAGGCTAA
- a CDS encoding rhomboid family intramembrane serine protease has protein sequence MNLSIAIIIIIAANVIISIKGFNDFSFFEKYKFNIGAIKKGEHIRHLSSGFLHVDITHLFFNMFTLYIFAPVVIRYFNDTKFLIIYFVSLLFGSFLSLGFHKDEYHYSAVGASGAVTGILYSAILLRPDMDLMLFFIPIPIPAYIFGIGYLLYSIYGMKSRLGNIGHTAHFGGAMGGYATTLMLFPGLISQHPLMVILLAVPIVILFALEKMGKI, from the coding sequence ATGAATTTAAGTATAGCTATTATAATTATCATTGCTGCAAACGTTATCATATCAATAAAAGGGTTTAATGATTTTTCTTTTTTTGAGAAATATAAATTCAATATCGGAGCCATAAAAAAAGGGGAACATATAAGGCATTTAAGTTCCGGTTTTTTGCATGTTGATATTACACATTTGTTTTTTAACATGTTTACCCTTTACATTTTTGCCCCGGTGGTGATAAGATATTTTAATGACACCAAGTTTTTAATTATATATTTTGTCAGTCTTTTGTTTGGTAGTTTTTTATCGCTGGGTTTTCATAAAGACGAGTATCATTATAGTGCCGTCGGAGCCAGTGGAGCAGTAACAGGCATATTGTATTCGGCTATTCTCTTAAGACCTGATATGGATTTAATGCTGTTTTTTATTCCTATACCCATACCGGCATATATTTTTGGAATAGGTTATTTATTATACTCTATATATGGCATGAAAAGCAGGCTGGGTAATATTGGCCATACGGCCCATTTTGGCGGGGCTATGGGAGGATATGCTACCACCTTGATGCTTTTTCCCGGTTTAATCTCTCAGCATCCGCTTATGGTTATACTTCTGGCTGTTCCTATTGTTATCTTATTTGCGCTTGAAAAAATGGGAAAGATATAA
- a CDS encoding TlpA disulfide reductase family protein codes for MKKSLIVGIMAIIFMSCEKKAEPNTYNVTGTIEGVENGQKIFLQKINYNSRPAIIDTIEIIDGKFSFSGKSEQPSLHFLFLEGQRNSMALILEEGNIDIEMYKDSLPMSKISGSPSNNDLYSYIQNSSHLREKLKAIRTQQQEAKNNGDMVTLNTLNETYTETIEEGKEYDASFVKNNPDSYMAVLILDQIFNSNSQSADEVKNLFNGLSDNVKNTEAGQILSKKINDVSKLSVGAVAPDFTGPTPDGKTLSLKEALGEKLTIVDFWAAWCKPCRAENPNLVALYNKFHDQGLNVLGVSLDRKAEDWTKAIEDDKLEWNHVSNLQFWQDPIAQLYNIRTIPATYLLDAEGKIIAKDLRGQALHDKVEELLSM; via the coding sequence ATGAAGAAAAGTTTGATAGTAGGTATCATGGCAATCATATTCATGTCATGTGAAAAGAAAGCAGAACCAAACACGTATAATGTTACAGGAACAATCGAAGGTGTGGAAAACGGACAAAAAATATTTCTGCAAAAGATCAATTATAATTCAAGGCCAGCCATTATAGACACTATTGAAATAATCGATGGAAAATTTTCATTTTCTGGAAAATCGGAACAGCCGTCATTACATTTTCTATTTTTAGAAGGCCAGAGAAATTCAATGGCGCTGATATTAGAAGAAGGAAATATAGATATTGAAATGTATAAAGACAGTCTTCCTATGTCTAAAATATCCGGATCGCCTTCTAATAACGATTTGTATTCCTATATTCAGAATTCATCACATCTGAGAGAAAAACTTAAAGCCATACGTACCCAACAGCAGGAAGCTAAAAACAATGGTGACATGGTGACTTTAAATACATTGAATGAAACCTATACGGAAACTATCGAAGAAGGAAAAGAATACGATGCTAGTTTTGTAAAAAACAACCCGGATTCCTACATGGCAGTTTTGATACTGGATCAAATATTTAATAGTAATTCGCAATCTGCAGACGAAGTTAAAAATTTGTTTAATGGCTTAAGTGACAATGTAAAAAATACTGAGGCCGGCCAAATACTGTCTAAAAAAATAAATGATGTAAGCAAACTTTCAGTGGGGGCTGTTGCACCTGATTTTACCGGCCCTACCCCCGATGGAAAAACTCTTTCTTTAAAAGAAGCCTTAGGTGAAAAATTAACCATTGTTGATTTTTGGGCGGCATGGTGTAAACCCTGTAGGGCCGAAAACCCTAATCTTGTAGCCTTATACAATAAATTTCATGATCAGGGACTAAATGTATTAGGAGTGTCATTAGACAGAAAGGCAGAAGACTGGACAAAAGCGATAGAAGATGACAAGCTGGAATGGAACCATGTTTCTAACCTTCAGTTCTGGCAGGATCCTATTGCCCAGTTGTACAACATTCGTACAATTCCGGCCACCTACTTATTGGATGCCGAAGGAAAAATTATAGCAAAAGATTTAAGAGGACAAGCGTTACATGATAAAGTAGAAGAACTTTTGTCAATGTAA